In one window of Malassezia japonica chromosome 9, complete sequence DNA:
- a CDS encoding uncharacterized protein (COG:S; EggNog:ENOG503NZ6Z) has product MSEEQGSRWNWVTNIPPPSKQNALLAKSTTEERAPEDTRAPPGMSGLSASRPRTEMPQPAPKIAVSDDPINHKALRWTSTQPRTQPPEPLNAPEYGAAVPQNIQQPHAAPALPDAIVSSLSPTEHMASSAQSIASLQSGTESHTSVEDETDTADDTETETEDEDEHVHAREEHEARMPFLYPVPHSVAEQIPIPTSGFATPRQSTSYQSGTMTPRFHEYADQGAGPSSVRRISATPSAAGAQSWSRRMSHSRGPSLNISARESAGGGGLSRRGTLRSSALPSPSLRESHATLRGMPSPRESHASLRGSLSMTPMEHGETSYFSDSPRRASPGASLATTPIGTGGAAPPLTPSAISFRRRASSIGQPALWMTSRPGSPSASAAPSHRGTPTVSRSPSLFVSPYVATVPGTPAEEYFHEASARASVAHSPIAESPPEMGPLSLAEAEEPEEMQDSFGRMGRTSDPTRTPLWKRRAASQLRLSQDQGAEREAAAQESPSTEDMKDLDWGAPRSPRSFNPVDPQSILQRVNQSLQSLGHGPTQRYSISRRPRLVSFGEVFHEPWVLQPSPKDGEEDLPNYQCTVHIEGFLPRKMELSAPGEPAKVRSWERCYFVLHGTTLHLYDTDISSLYAKGSDPVALWDLHATTHVHTVPMSESCEPTDHTPNAHDLPGHDEHHWHNGLVNKGLALGSTLLSFASHAKEADPGVAAQLDTLKQALKEHHIRSYSLQRGECGLAADYTKRRHVIRVRLEGEQFLIQTRNDFHVVDWIEALQAAINVSMDLDGRPMPKFMTLPRRRRRRRGGEAVALGRDRSPRDTHRHSSAAHPTPMAA; this is encoded by the coding sequence cgcacgcagccgcCCGAGCCACTGAATGCGCCAGAGTACGGCGCAGCGGTGCCCCAAAATATCCAGCagccgcacgcggcgcccgccctGCCTGATGCGATcgtctcgtcgctctcACCTACAGAGCACAtggcgtcgagcgcgcagAGCATTGCCTCACTCCAGTCAGGCACAGAGAGCCACACCTCGGTCGAAGACGAGACCGACACGGCCGACGATACCGAGACCGAgaccgaggacgaggacgagcatgtgcacgcacgcgaggagcacgagGCACGCATGCCGTTCCTCTATCCGGTGCCGCACTCGGTCGCTGAGCAGATTCCCATCCCGACGAGCGGCTTtgccacgccgcgccagTCGACGTCGTACCAGTCGGGCACCATGACGCCTCGCTTTCACGAGTACGCGGACCAAGGCGCGGGACCGAGTTCGGTACGCCGCATTTCGGctacgccgagcgctgctGGAGCGCAGAGCTGGTCGCGCCGCATGTCGCACAGCCGTGGGCCGTCGCTCAACATAAgcgcgcgcgagtcggCCGGCGGGGGCGGGCTgagccgccgcggcacgctgcgttcgtcggcgctgccgtcgccgtcgctccGCGAGAGCCATGCGACGCTGCGGGGCATGCCGTCGCCCCGCGAGAGCCACGCATCGCTCCGTGGCAGCCTGTCCATGACGCCAATGGAGCACGGCGAGACGAGCTACTTTTCCGACtcgccccgccgcgcgtcgcccggtGCATCGCTcgccacgacgccgatcgGGAcaggcggtgcagcgccgccgctcacGCCGTCGGCCATCTCGTTCCGGCGCCGTGCCTCGTCCATCGGCCAGCCTGCGCTGTGGATGACGTCGCGCCCCGGCTCGCCGTCTGCATcggctgcgccgtcgcaccGCGGTACGCCGAccgtctcgcgctcgccctcgctcTTTGTCTcgccgtacgtcgcgaCGGTGCCGGGAACGCCGGCGGAAGAGTACTTCCACGAAGCAtccgcacgcgcgtcggtcgcccATTCGCCCATCGCAGAGAGCCCCCCCGAGATGGGGCCGCTgagcctcgccgaggccgaggagccggAAGAGATGCAGGACTCGTTCGGGCGCATGGGACGCACGTCGGATCCtacgcgcacgccgctctggaagcgccgtgcggcctCACAGCTGCGTCTGTCGCAAGACCAAGGTGCCGAGAGAGAGGCTGCCGCGCAAGAGTCGCCCTCGACCGAGGACATGAAGGACCTCGATTggggcgcaccgcgcagTCCCCGTTCCTTCAACCCGGTGGATCCCCAATCGATCTTGCAGCGTGTGAACCAATCGCTTCAGAGTTTGGGCCACGGGCCGACGCAGCGCTACTCGATttcgcgccgcccgcgcctgGTGAGCTTTGGCGAGGTGTTCCACGAGCCGTGGGTCCTCCAGCCCTCGCCCAaggacggcgaggaggatCTGCCCAACTACCAGTGTACCGTGCACATTGAGGGCTTTTTGCCCCGCAAGATGGAGCTTAGTGCGCCGGGCGAGCCGGCCAAGGTGCGCAGCTGGGAACGCTGCTACTTTGTCCTGCATGGCACGACGCTGCACCTCTACGATACCGATATATCTTCTTTGTACGCCAAGGGCTCCGACCCCGTGGCGCTGTGGGACCTGCATGCCACGACGCATGTGCACACGGTGCCGATGAGCGAGTCGTGCGAGCCGACAGACCACACGCCCAACGCTCACGACCTGCCGGGTCACGATGAGCACCACTGGCACAACGGGCTGGTGAACAAgggcctggcgctcggctcgaCGCTCTTGTCGTTCGCATCGCACGCCAAGGAGGCCGATCCAGgggtcgctgcgcagctcgacacgctcaaACAGGCACTGAAAGAGCACCATATCCGCTCTTATTCGTTACAGCGCGGCGAATGCGGACTGGCGGCGGACTACACCAAGCGCCGCCACGTTATTCGCGTCCGCCTCGAAGGCGAGCAGTTCTTGATTCAGACCCGCAACGATTTCCATGTGGTGGACTggatcgaggcgctgcaggccgcGATCAACGTGTCGATggacctcgacggccgGCCGATGCCCAAGTTTATGACGCtcccgcgccgccggcgccggcgccgtggcGGCGAAGCggtcgccctcggcagAGACCGCTCGCCACGCGACACGCACCGGCACTCGTCGGCTGCACACCCCACGCCAATGGCCGCATAA